TTTGACCAAATGGCAGCTGAGATCAGCTCATTCCTTATAGCCAGACATATTGTGGTGGTGCCTCCCATGCAAAACCAGCACCCTTGTGTAACATGGCCAGAGgggaggctgagcagcaggCCAGGTCTGTCTGCTCCAGAGGGCGTTGGAGAACTGCTGTCACTCTCCAGAGCTGATTGATTCAAGTTTCTGAGTGCTTAACACCTTGTCTGTGGTGAGGCACGGCAGTAACTGCCCcctctgcagcttcccaggtgccaggctgctgcctttcctttgAATATTTCCATGCTCTGTGAAGAAGTTGTGCTTTGCCATTAGTTTTCAAGCTTTCTGCTAAAATTGCACATGATTCCACACTTTCTTGGGTGCCTTTTGGCTTTTAGTAAAAAATGCTGCCTGGTGTAGTGCCACTACAGCCTCTCAGAACTCAGGGGCCTTGCTGTGACCAGAAACCTTGTGGAACACGCTTGGTTTCAGGAGGGTTTGTATGTTCTGTTTGTACTGCGGTGAGTGCCATGAAATGAGTTACTCAGGAGCCCTCTCCGTGTTTTAAGGTGCTTATTGATGTGCCACGCTCagagctggcagaagagctTGCCCAGAGTGAAACCAAagtgcaggtgctgcaggacaccctgcagcaggtgctggaCAGGCGAGAGGAGGAGCGTCAGTCAAGGCAGCTCCTGGAACTCTACCTGGAGGCCTTGAAAACTGAAGACAGCATCTTAAGCAAAGTTGCAGGTAGGGAGCATCTGTGTGCTAGAGAAGGAGGTTTCCAACTCCAACTCCTGGCAGAGTGGAATAAATGCAATTTGATCAGCTGCTGTTAAATGGGGTTGATACAAGAGCAGTTGTAGTTTACATAGTGTAAGAATTCTCTGACCAGAGAGCCCTCTTGCTGCTGTGTCACATTTCTCACAAAGCCTGAAAGCAGAATACTGGGAGAAAAGCTTAGATCCTGGAGTCCtccttaaaaaaatgaaaaattgtggATTTCTTAAGTTCCAGGATGCACCAAGATTGGATGTATATTTTATTAATCTCACAACCATCAAAGCAGTCCAGGCCACTTTTCCTGTCCTGTGCTCGTCAGGAGCTGTACTGAAAAGGAGTCTCTCCTTTTCAGAACCTGAGGCTGCAGCGAGGAAGGAGATGGATGTGGTTGACacaggtgccagcagcacagacactgcagCCACAACAGCACTCAGCGACCAGGTCCTCGCTgctctgaaagaaaaacctgctccagagctctgcttgGACAGTCAGGATCTAGAGGTGGGTGAGAATGACACAAACCATATCCTGGCAAAGCTCTCCCTCCAAAagagaggctggagctcctctgtAACAGACACTGGTCCACACACTCTGCTCTGTCCTCTGAAAAGccacaaaataattttgggtTTGGTCTCTGACAAATCAGTCAGCTGTCCTACCAGCAAggttctttggggttttttatagGCTTATGTATGCAGGTATGTTTCTTTTATCCATcccaaatcaaaataaaaacctcCTTACTTTGGAAAAAACTCTAAATATAGATTGGAAAGTCTAGATAAACTGTAACCATTGAGGAAGGTGTTCTTTCCAGCTGTGAACTTGCTACTCTTACTCTTCCCTGCTGTAGAAAGTAAGTAActgctttctcttcctttgCACACCTGAACGGAGCCTCAAGCGTTGAGTGCTGGCAAATTACTGGAAATCCACTAGCCCACAGGATAGGTGATGAGAGCTGGGAACATCTGCAGTTCCTGCTGTTGCTCATTCAGCAGAGGGCTAGGGGCCAGGGAGGCAGTAGAAAAGGCTGCTAACGATCTGTCTTGCTGCAGCTGGTGTTGAAGGCAGACGCAGCGGCCCTGGCCTCGGCTCTGGGATGGGACAAGCAGaaggctggagctctgcagtcAGCCTGTGACCAGGAGCTCTCCAAGCGCCTCCAGCAAGTGCAGACCCTGCTCTCTCTAAGGAGCACCTCCAAGGGCAAGaaaacactgccctggggggaCTGGCCCAGTGCAAAACGCAGGAAATAACACTGCATTGCTGTTTGcagtttgggttttgcttttgcatTAGAATCAGTACAAGCAAAGACACATCCTGGAACCATAGTTTGCTGGTCAT
This genomic interval from Melospiza georgiana isolate bMelGeo1 chromosome 22, bMelGeo1.pri, whole genome shotgun sequence contains the following:
- the DFFA gene encoding DNA fragmentation factor subunit alpha, yielding MAARLKQCVVRRRDGPEQHGVAASCLRELRDKACGVLAIDTPITLVLAEDGTIVDDEDYFLCLPPNTKFVALAKDEKWSSKSLDSGTSWLSESVDEVDSAAEKWKQLARQLKDDLSNIILMSEEDLQVLIDVPRSELAEELAQSETKVQVLQDTLQQVLDRREEERQSRQLLELYLEALKTEDSILSKVAEPEAAARKEMDVVDTGASSTDTAATTALSDQVLAALKEKPAPELCLDSQDLELVLKADAAALASALGWDKQKAGALQSACDQELSKRLQQVQTLLSLRSTSKGKKTLPWGDWPSAKRRK